From Saccharibacillus brassicae:
CTCCGCCCCGATCCTGCCCGGCGTCGACGACTCTCCCCCCTGCGGCAATCCGAACGAAGTGGAACCCTGCCCGGCATGCAGCGCGACGTCCGGTCCGAGGCGCCTCGCGCCTTCGGTCGTAATGGCCGCGTAGACGTCGGCCTGCGGCAGCGCCGCGGCCAGCCGTTCGATATGCCCGATACCGTTCTGCAGGCAGAGCAGCCGGTCACCGGGGCGTATTCCCCGCGCCAACGTTGCGATCAATACGTCGTCCACGTCTTTTTGCTTGACCGTGAGCACGATCCAGCGGTCGCCGTCGTCGGTCGGCCGCCCTTCTGCGCCGGACACTCCGAACGCTTCGATCGGCCTGGCGTGCAGATTGCGCCGGATCCGGCGCCCCGTCCCCGCTTCGCCCGGGCTTCGCACTTCGATGCCTTCGCGGGCGATGATCGCCGCTTGTTCGCCGGTTCGCGTATACAGGACGGTCGGCGTTGCCGCCGAAGCCGCACCCGCCGCGAACAGCAGGCCGAGCGCGCCTCCGCCGATCACTTCGATTCTCATCGCGATTTCCTCCCAAGCGTTGTCCCCGGTCTCCCCCGGTTTACTCGCACGGTCCGCAGGCCTTATAATTAAAGCAGGAAAAAGCGGTCCGGACGCATAATCGGGGCAAGTGATAAATAAAATGAATCACTCCGGTTGATTCAAAATGCGGCATGCCGTCGATGATATCGATTTCCGCCGCGGATTTTCATTTTATCACAGCGCCACGGTCCGGGAAACGCCGTACATGCAAGTTTCGAAGACGGAAACGGAAAGCGGGGAATACAGCCATGTCGAAACGTGTATGCGCCGTTATGCTCGCGGCCTCGCTCGCCTTCGCTTCCGGCGCGGAGAGCGCGCGGGCGGAATCGTTCGGCGGGGACTGGACGCCCGAGCAGCGCGAGCTGCTGCAGGATACGTTGTCGCTAAGCGAGCTCCGGCGCGATGTGGAGCGGATCGCGGAAGAACAGGAACAACTCGCGCTTGAGCGCAGACAGCTCGGCCTGGAGATCGACGCTTTGGAGAGCCGCGTCGCGGACAACCGCGAACTCACCGCGACGCTCGTACGCGCCCAATACTTGCAGAGCCGGCGCCCGATGCTTCTGTCGCTGCTCAACGCAAGATCGCTCGGGGAATTCAACCGGCTGTACGGTTACTACCGCATCGCCGTGCGGTACAACGAAGACGCCCTGCTGTCTTTCCGCGAAGATACGGACGCGCTGGAGAGTCGGCGCGGCGCATTGGCCGCCAACTCGGAGCGGCTGGAGCAGGTCAAGACCGGCATCGAAGAGCAGCAGCGCCGGCTGCGCTCGCTGCAGGAGGATATCGATTCCGGGCTGCTGGAAAGCGGCGATCCGGCCAGCCTCAACCGCCTGGCCGAAGAATTGGACGCGTACTGGAACAATGTCGGCCTGTACGAAGTGGACGAGTATTTCTCGCAGCTGGCTTCCGCAAGCTCCGAACTGCCCGACTTTTTGCAGAGCAGCGGCAAACTGAAAGTGTCGGGCCTCGGGACCCGCTATACGATCGAGCTGACCGATCAGGAGTTGAACGGCTTTTTGCGTTCGCGCAGCGCGGATTTTGACAACTTCTCGTTTGCGTTCGAAGACGGGCGGGTCATTGCGGAAGGCCGGCGCGATCGGCTGACGCTGCGGATCGAAGGACGGTACACGCTTCAGACCGAACCGCAGAACGCCGTGCTGTTCCATGTCGACAAGCTCGTGTTCAACGGTCTCGAACTGCCGGAGAGCACCCGCCGGGAGCTGGAGCAAAAGTACGATCTGGGCTTCTATCCCCAGCAGGTCGCTCCCGTCGAAGTCAACGACGTGGAGATGCAGCAAGGCCGGCTCCGCATCCGCCTCCAGCTGACGCTCTAGGTTATTTCACGTCTCTGCGCCTGTTTGGCGGCAGCGGCGACGTGTGAACGAAGCAAAAACGCTCTGCCGATTCGCGGCGGAGCGTTTTTGGGTGCGCGCATTTTCCGCAAACGGACCGGGCTGCGGCACAAGACTCTAAGGCCGCAAAGAAGCGGAAAACCCTTCGACGCTCAACTCTCCCTGGTAGAACCGGTCCAGCGACCGGCTCCACAGGCTTTCGCGGGCCGCGGCCGTCTTGGGATCGGCTGCCGCGCCGGCCGCGGACGCCGGACGACCGGCCTGCGGATCGGGCAGCCAGCGTACCAGCTGCGCGCTGCCCGGCTCGTCGTAGATTGCGCGCAGGACGGGCAGATGTCCCGTGGAGACGTACCAGTCGCTCTGCGCTTCCCGGCCGGTCACATACGAGATCCAGAGAGAAGCCTCGCGCGAGCGCTCCGTGTCGGCCGTAATGCCGAAACAGCGCAGCGCCGCTGTACGCGCGGCGAAAGCGAGCGGGCGAAGCCGGGAAGTCTCCGAGTCTTCGGCCCCAAGTTTGGACAGTCGGTCGACCGCGAGCCCCAGTTCGCGGGCGTCGACCTTTTCGCGCAGCGTCGCGGCCGGTCGTCCTTCCTGGGCGGACATTCCGGACAGGTAGGTCCGACCGCGCAGCGTGCCGGCCAAGTTCAGCGAACGCTTCAATCCGGCCGCTTCGGTATCCGGTTCGGTCCACAGCGCGATCAAGGCCGCAAAAGCCCGAACGTCGCCGGACGGCAGGCCGAGCGCCGAGGCGGGATCGGCGGCGCGGCCTGCCGACGATTTGCCGCCGGCCGCCGGCGAAGCCCACGCTTCCCAGTCTGCGGCAGTCTGCGGCAGCTCGCCGGAAGTCTGCTCGAACCGCTTCGGGTCCCAGACGGCCCCGTACGGATCGAGGTCGAGCGGCACGGCCCAGCGGTAGCCGTTCCATTCGACCGAAGCCGCCGGCAGCGGCAGCGAATCCGCGGCGGCGGCCACGCCCGCTTCGTACAGATCGGCGGGCAGCAGCCGGCCGGCGGAAGCGAAGTCCGCCACCCACGCTCCGTCGAGCATCAAGACGTCCGGTTCCCGTCCGGACGCGTACGCTTCGCGGTACGTTTTGTAAGCCTGTCCCGGCGCCACGTTCACGAGCGTAACGACCGTTCCCGAACGACGTTCGTATTCCGCATTGACCGACTGGAGCGCTTCGAATTCTTCCGAAGCCATCATCGTGTACACTTCGATATCGCGCAGCGGCCGTTCGGACTGGCCGCCTCCAAGCGCTGCCGATCCGGTGCCCGCACGCGGCTGCGGGCCGGAATCGGAAGTTTCGGGCAGAGAAGGCGACAAATTGATCAGGGCAAGCAGCAGTACGCCGAACAGCACGAGATGATTTTTTCGCTTCAAAGTCCGTCCCCTCCTTTTCCTGATTTCCCTATTGTAACAAACGATCCTTTTTCCAACCAAAAAAAGAATCCGGTAGCAAAACCGGATTCTTTCTATATTTAGGCGAGCTTCCCTATCCAAGCGGCTTCTACAGCAGATCCGCCGCCAGCTGCGCAAGTTTCGACCGTTCCCCTTTTTCTAGATGGATATGGCCGGCCAACTTCTGCGTCTTGAATTGTTCCACGACGTAGGTCAGCCCGTTGCTTGCCGCGTCCAGATACGGATGGTCGATCTGTTCCGGGTCGCCGACGAGCACCATCTTGCTGCCTTCCCCGGCGCGCGAGATGATCGTTTTTACTTCGTGGCGGGACAAATTCTGCGCTTCGTCGATAATGATGAACTGCGAAGGAATAGAGCGGCCGCGAATATAGGTCAGCGCTTCGACCTGAATACTGCCGAGTCCCATCAGAATCTTGTCGATATCGCCCGCACTTTTCGTATCGAACAAAAACTCCAGGTTATCGTAGATCGGCTGCATCCACGGACGCAGCTTTTCTTCCTTCTCGCCGGGCAGGTAGCCGATATCTTTGCCCATCGGCACGACCGGCCGCGCGACGAGCAGCTTTTTGTACTTGCGTTCGTCTTCGACTTTCATCAGGGCCGCGGCGAGCGCCAGCAGCGTCTTGCCCGTGCCCGCTTTGCCGGTAATCGTCACGAGCGGAATATCGTCCGACAGCAGCAGTTCGAGCGCCATGCGCTGCTGGGCGTTGCGGGCTCCGATGCCCCAGACCGGATCATGTCCCTGAAACAGCGGGTCCAGCCGGTTCGCTTCGGCATTCAGCTTCACGAGCGCCGATTTGCCGCCGGCTTCGTCTTTGAGAATCGCAAACTCGTTCGGGTAGAGCCGCTCCGCCGCCCCACCGACTTCGGAGACGAACACGTACTTGTCGCGGTAAAAACGGTCCACGATCTCTTCCGGCACCTGCAGCGTCACGTAACCGGCATAGAGCGAGTCGGGATCGGCGGCCCGGTCCGTCATGTAATCCTGCGCGAGCACGCCGAGCACGTCGGCTTTGACGCGAACGAGCACGTCTTTGCTGACCATGATCACCGGCCGCGCTTCGCTGTCGGGCAAATTTTGTTGTTCGTTATGATAATTAAGCGCAACGGCCAGGATGCGATTGTCGTTCGTCATCTCGCCGAACTTGTCCTGCATGCTCTGGAAGCTGCGATGATTGAGTTCAACCCGGAGTGTGCCGCCCGATTCGAGCGTGACTCCGTCATGCAGATGCCCCCGTTCCCGCAGGGCGTCCAATTCCCGCGATACGCTTCGGGCATTGCGTCCGATCTCGTCGGCCAGCCTTTTTTTCGAATCGATTTCTTCCAGCACCGTAGCCGGAATCACCACTTCATGTTCCTGGAACGAAAAAATGGAGCGCGGATCATGCAGCAGAACGTTGGTATCGAGAACAAAAAGCTTTTTCACGAGAAATCCCTCCCGAGGCTTAATGGAACACGAGTCTGATTCATTCGCGGTGCGCTTCACACGAGCCGTCCAAAACCGGGCCTCACCCCCTTTCAATCGCCGTCCAAAGGAAAAAAAGCCTGCGGAAAACCGCTAGGCTTTTTTCATGGCGCTCATGACCTGTCCGTCCAGCGTTTCGGCGGCGCGCAGGTCGAGCATACGGGTATAGACGGGAGGCGAAGACAGATGCGCTCCGTAAAAAAGAGCGTTGCGCACCGCTTCGACTTCGACGTCGAAACAGCACATTTTGAACGGTACGTCCTGCAGCGGGTCCTGCGCGACGACCGCGGTTCCGTTGACGGCGTACACTTTCTCGCCCCCGAACACGGTGAGGGTCACCTGCGGGTTGGCCAGGATATTGCGGACCAGGCGCGAACGATGGTCCACCACAAACCGGAGCGTGCCCGGATTGACGGCATAAACCCAGGAAATCGCCGTTGAAGTCGGACCTTGTGTCTCGGCATCGACGGTGGCCAACAAGGCGAAAGTCTCGCCCTGCAGCTGCGTGAAGAGGGTCTCGGTCAATTGCGTAACGGCTTCGGACATGACGTGGCCTCCTATACGGCATCTGATCGGAATAGTCGCAAGAACGTTTCTGTTGCTAATCCGATTATATCACACCGGCAAAAGAGCATTCAATCAAGGCGAAGCTTCGGCCGCGGCCGCGCGGTGATTGCCGGCGAGCTCGTCTTTGAGCGCCTGCTTGGCGGCGGACAGCTCGCCGTCGTTAATGTACACGAACGGACTGTTCCACGTGCCGGACACTTTCGGGAAACGGATATTCTCTTTGGGGATATCCCAATACGTTCTAACCAGATTGAGAATCTGCTTGTTCTCCAGATCGGTCTCCGTATTGTGCGCTACCGCGTCGATCAACGAACCGGATTTGGTCAGCGCGTTGAACGACTGCACCTTGTCCATGATCGCGCCGATAACCTGCTGCTGGCGCTGGTTGCGGCTGAAGTCGTCCGACGGTGCCGTCGGCGGCGTGCAGTTCGTTTTGCGGTAGCGCACGTAATCGAGCGCGCTTTTGCCGTCCAGCTTCTGCAGGCCGGCTGTAAGATCGATGTTCGTGCCGTCCGCCGTATCTTTGTAGCACATGTCCATCGTCACGTCGACTTCGATGCCTCCGAGGGCGTCGACGATGTCGCGCAGGCTCTCGAAGTTGACGACCGTCACGTAGTCGAGCGGAATGTCGAAATATTTGCCGAGCATCCGCTGCATCGCTTCTTTGGCTTCGCCTTCTCCCTTCTTTTCCTGCGCCAGGAAAGCGGGGTAGTAGGCGTTGACTTTGCGGACTTTGTAGCCTTCGAGTTCGATCCGCGTATCGCGGGGCAGCGATACGACGGTCGCGGTGTCGGTATTCGGATTCAGCGCCGCCACCATCACGACGTCGGTGAGGTGGGAACCGGTCTCCGTCCGAAAATCGGTGCCGAGCAGCGCCATCGCGATCGGCTGCGTATCGGCGGGCTTGGCCGGTTCGCCGCCCGTGCCGATCGACTGCGATTTCTGATACACCCAGGCGAAATACAATCCGGCCGCGGCGATCAACAGAATCAGGAAAATGACGAAGAACGTCCAGAAGCGCTTGGCGCCGCTTTTTTTCTTTTGGCCTGCGGGCCGGCGTCCGCCGCCGTTACCTCCGCTGCCGCCGGAACCTCCGGCGCTGCGGCGGACCGGCGGCGCTTCCGCGGGCTTGGCGCCGCGGGCTGCGTTGGAACGCGGCGGAAGGCCGCCTCCTTGTGTACTGCTCATGTCTATCCAGCTCCTTCTCTTGTGCAATCCGCACGAATCGCGCAGGCGGCCGTTTCACAAGACCGTCTGCCGTTTTCCGTACAAACGAAAACAGGGTCCGCACGCCACCCCGGCGGCGGACCCTGTTCGCCGAACCGCCTGTCGTCTCGTAAATCAGACGTAGGCGGGGCGGGAAAAGTTACCGATTGCTTGCTTTTGTCGTGCTATGGCTTACAGGCTCGCTTGAGCCGCTTTGCGTTGTTTCTCGAAACGTTCGCGCTCGCCTTTGTTCAGAATCTTTTTGCGCATCCGAACGTTTTTAGGCGTGATTT
This genomic window contains:
- a CDS encoding pyridoxamine 5'-phosphate oxidase family protein, with the protein product MSEAVTQLTETLFTQLQGETFALLATVDAETQGPTSTAISWVYAVNPGTLRFVVDHRSRLVRNILANPQVTLTVFGGEKVYAVNGTAVVAQDPLQDVPFKMCCFDVEVEAVRNALFYGAHLSSPPVYTRMLDLRAAETLDGQVMSAMKKA
- a CDS encoding ketopantoate reductase family protein, with amino-acid sequence MRIEVIGGGALGLLFAAGAASAATPTVLYTRTGEQAAIIAREGIEVRSPGEAGTGRRIRRNLHARPIEAFGVSGAEGRPTDDGDRWIVLTVKQKDVDDVLIATLARGIRPGDRLLCLQNGIGHIERLAAALPQADVYAAITTEGARRLGPDVALHAGQGSTSFGLPQGGESSTPGRIGAEKKLTDTFAAAGLPLSASNDIQTAIYRKLLMNAVINPLTALWHVENGALLESADRLAAMKALFDETVAVYASAGVVVPPEWWDELLGVCRATSRNRSSMLEDVSHGRETEAKWIGGGIAALARRCGTAAPLNEMLLRLIEGIRPDKR
- a CDS encoding LCP family protein, with the translated sequence MSSTQGGGLPPRSNAARGAKPAEAPPVRRSAGGSGGSGGNGGGRRPAGQKKKSGAKRFWTFFVIFLILLIAAAGLYFAWVYQKSQSIGTGGEPAKPADTQPIAMALLGTDFRTETGSHLTDVVMVAALNPNTDTATVVSLPRDTRIELEGYKVRKVNAYYPAFLAQEKKGEGEAKEAMQRMLGKYFDIPLDYVTVVNFESLRDIVDALGGIEVDVTMDMCYKDTADGTNIDLTAGLQKLDGKSALDYVRYRKTNCTPPTAPSDDFSRNQRQQQVIGAIMDKVQSFNALTKSGSLIDAVAHNTETDLENKQILNLVRTYWDIPKENIRFPKVSGTWNSPFVYINDGELSAAKQALKDELAGNHRAAAAEASP
- a CDS encoding PhoH family protein, which codes for MKKLFVLDTNVLLHDPRSIFSFQEHEVVIPATVLEEIDSKKRLADEIGRNARSVSRELDALRERGHLHDGVTLESGGTLRVELNHRSFQSMQDKFGEMTNDNRILAVALNYHNEQQNLPDSEARPVIMVSKDVLVRVKADVLGVLAQDYMTDRAADPDSLYAGYVTLQVPEEIVDRFYRDKYVFVSEVGGAAERLYPNEFAILKDEAGGKSALVKLNAEANRLDPLFQGHDPVWGIGARNAQQRMALELLLSDDIPLVTITGKAGTGKTLLALAAALMKVEDERKYKKLLVARPVVPMGKDIGYLPGEKEEKLRPWMQPIYDNLEFLFDTKSAGDIDKILMGLGSIQVEALTYIRGRSIPSQFIIIDEAQNLSRHEVKTIISRAGEGSKMVLVGDPEQIDHPYLDAASNGLTYVVEQFKTQKLAGHIHLEKGERSKLAQLAADLL
- a CDS encoding extracellular solute-binding protein, translating into MKRKNHLVLFGVLLLALINLSPSLPETSDSGPQPRAGTGSAALGGGQSERPLRDIEVYTMMASEEFEALQSVNAEYERRSGTVVTLVNVAPGQAYKTYREAYASGREPDVLMLDGAWVADFASAGRLLPADLYEAGVAAAADSLPLPAASVEWNGYRWAVPLDLDPYGAVWDPKRFEQTSGELPQTAADWEAWASPAAGGKSSAGRAADPASALGLPSGDVRAFAALIALWTEPDTEAAGLKRSLNLAGTLRGRTYLSGMSAQEGRPAATLREKVDARELGLAVDRLSKLGAEDSETSRLRPLAFAARTAALRCFGITADTERSREASLWISYVTGREAQSDWYVSTGHLPVLRAIYDEPGSAQLVRWLPDPQAGRPASAAGAAADPKTAAARESLWSRSLDRFYQGELSVEGFSASLRP